One genomic window of Coffea eugenioides isolate CCC68of chromosome 1, Ceug_1.0, whole genome shotgun sequence includes the following:
- the LOC113776789 gene encoding probable phytol kinase 2, chloroplastic isoform X1: protein MAAAAAAANITAVIYLSFNRVNPNSPTDPRPQQLQRSFSANILRTTRVCPVSSSSSPAIAVCNTTLTKFRFGFPYRRISPRFRSSRAAALPMFSENPVVGDVVASALTGGIALSLLRFWGEIAKMGVLDQKLNRKLVHVSIGLVFMLCWPMFSSGNRGAVLAALIPGVNIIKVLLLGLGVYEDEATVKSMSRFGDHRELLKGPLYYATTITLACALCWRTSPIAIAAICNLCAGDGLADIMGRRFGSKKLPYNKNKSIVGSISMVVAGFLASIGYMHYFSTFGYVEESWQMAYRFFVVSLVAALVESHPISTELDDNLTVPLTSVLVGSFVF from the exons atggctgctgctgctgctgccgcCAATATTACAGCAGTAATTTACCTCTCCTTCAATCGAGTCAACCCTAACTCCCCAACAGATCCACGACCCCAGCAACTTCAACGCTCTTTTTCAGCTAACATTCTTCGTACGACTAGAGTTTGTCcggtttcttcttcttcctcccctgcGATTGCGGTCTGTAATACCACTCTTACTAAATTCAGGTTTGGGTTCCCCTATCGGAGAATTTCCCCCAGGTTCAGGTCATCCAGGGCAGCAGCTTTGCCGATGTTTTCGGAGAACCCAGTTGTCGGAGATGTCGTTGCCTCCGCTTTGACCGGCGGGATTGCTCTCTCCCTGCTCCGGTTCTGGGGAGAGATTGCCAAGATGGGGGTTCTTGATCAG AAACTAAATAGGAAGCTTGTGCATGTTAGCATTGGACTTGTTTTCATGCTTTGCTGGCCAATGTTCAG TTCTGGTAACCGTGGAGCTGTTTTAGCAGCTTTGATTCCTGGTGTCAACATAATTAAGGTGCTTCTTCTAGGACTTGGAGTGTATGAAGATGAGGCAACTGTGAAGTCCATGAGCAGATTTGGAGATCACAG GGAGCTTCTCAAGGGACCACTGTATTATGCAACCACAATTACCCTAGCTTGTGCTCTCTGTTGGAGAACTTCTCCAATTGCGATTGCAGCAATCTGCAACCTTTGTGCTGGAGATG GTTTGGCTGATATTATGGGGAGGCGGTTTGGTAGCAAAAAGTTACCctacaataaaaataaatccattgTTGGCAGTATTTCAATGGTTGTTGCTGGTTTCTTAGCATCCATCGG GTACATGCACTACTTCTCGACATTTGGGTATGTTGAGGAAAGTTGGCAAATGGCATACAGGTTCTTTGTAGTTTCTCTTGTTGCTGCATTAGTTGAATCTCACCCTATAAGCACCGAGCTTGATGACAATTTGACAGTTCCCCTAACCTCTGTTTTGGTGGGTAGTTTTGTTTTTTGA
- the LOC113776789 gene encoding probable phytol kinase 2, chloroplastic isoform X2: MFSENPVVGDVVASALTGGIALSLLRFWGEIAKMGVLDQKLNRKLVHVSIGLVFMLCWPMFSSGNRGAVLAALIPGVNIIKVLLLGLGVYEDEATVKSMSRFGDHRELLKGPLYYATTITLACALCWRTSPIAIAAICNLCAGDGLADIMGRRFGSKKLPYNKNKSIVGSISMVVAGFLASIGYMHYFSTFGYVEESWQMAYRFFVVSLVAALVESHPISTELDDNLTVPLTSVLVGSFVF, encoded by the exons ATGTTTTCGGAGAACCCAGTTGTCGGAGATGTCGTTGCCTCCGCTTTGACCGGCGGGATTGCTCTCTCCCTGCTCCGGTTCTGGGGAGAGATTGCCAAGATGGGGGTTCTTGATCAG AAACTAAATAGGAAGCTTGTGCATGTTAGCATTGGACTTGTTTTCATGCTTTGCTGGCCAATGTTCAG TTCTGGTAACCGTGGAGCTGTTTTAGCAGCTTTGATTCCTGGTGTCAACATAATTAAGGTGCTTCTTCTAGGACTTGGAGTGTATGAAGATGAGGCAACTGTGAAGTCCATGAGCAGATTTGGAGATCACAG GGAGCTTCTCAAGGGACCACTGTATTATGCAACCACAATTACCCTAGCTTGTGCTCTCTGTTGGAGAACTTCTCCAATTGCGATTGCAGCAATCTGCAACCTTTGTGCTGGAGATG GTTTGGCTGATATTATGGGGAGGCGGTTTGGTAGCAAAAAGTTACCctacaataaaaataaatccattgTTGGCAGTATTTCAATGGTTGTTGCTGGTTTCTTAGCATCCATCGG GTACATGCACTACTTCTCGACATTTGGGTATGTTGAGGAAAGTTGGCAAATGGCATACAGGTTCTTTGTAGTTTCTCTTGTTGCTGCATTAGTTGAATCTCACCCTATAAGCACCGAGCTTGATGACAATTTGACAGTTCCCCTAACCTCTGTTTTGGTGGGTAGTTTTGTTTTTTGA